CCTGTCGACTGCCCGAGGTCAACCACAAATCCTTCGATCCCCCCGCCGACCAGCAGAAAGATTCCCCCGATCGCCAGCGCGATAAACAGAAACACCAATATTGCAAACCTGACGATGCAACCCTTGATCGGCAGCGAGGGAAGCTTGACCGCAGGCGCCGGCTCAGGCCGCGTAACTTCCTCTACTCTGTAACCCGCGCGCTCCCGCTCTCCCGGGGACAGGATTTCGAGAAGGTCTTCGAGCGATGGACGTTCGGGCGCTACCTCTGGCTCGGGTACCATGGGCGGACGCGCCCGGACCCGCTCACGCGGCGGCGCGATGTCGCGCAGGACAGGCGGCGGTGGCGATTCCGGCCGCCGGGGAGTGCGAGGCGGTGCAGTCGGCGCTGACCGAGGCGCCGGCGGTGCTTCGCGTTTCGGCGAGTCTCCAAATTTCGACCCGCACTGCGCGCATACAGGCTTGTCGAGCCAGACGCCCGGCCTGTGATTCGAACAGAAGTAACGCACCTGATCGTCCGAGCAGGCTTCGCACTCCCCCGGTCTCATCTGAGTTGTCCCGCATGTGGGGCAGCGGAGCGCCACTCCACTCATGTTGCTACCTGTTCCACAGGATCAGGCGGACTGCCGTCACTTGTCTCCTCGGGATAACAGCTCCGAATTAACGCTTCCGGCAGGTGCAGCCGATACACCTGCGGCAGTGATCCCCTGATCCATCGTGCCACGGTTGGTACCCGCAAGTACGGTCCGTACAACTCGCGCTTGAGCCGCCGCGAAAGCGCGACAGTGGTGAGCACCGGAGTGCGGGAATACGCCGGATAGATTTCGAACCTTTCGTCAACGTGGTCGTGGCCTCTGACCATGTGCGTCACAGGCCGGCCGAGCGTATGGCTAAGCGCGCAGAATGCGGCGAAATCCTCGTAGCCGAATTGGCTTCCGCGCGACATCCGGTTCGGAAGCTTCTTCCGGGCCCGCGGATGAGCGCGGCTCCAGACGTAGTCAGTGAGGCATCGAGGATCGTTCCAGTCTCCCGAAGCCGCGAGGCTCGCGTGAAGATCGGTCAGAGGAAATCCACCATGTGCCGCAAGCAATCCATCGGGAAAGAACAGCGCGCGTGGTGCATCGGCAGTAATCCTCACTGCCAGCTTTCCCGCCCGGCCGATCCATTCGTGGGCAAGGTTCTCGTTGAGGAAATCGGAAAAATCCGATGGCGATATCGTTGCCGTGAAGCGTGCCCCGTTGTATCCAAGTGCTTCGTCGTGATTGCCGGCGATAAAGCAGATCGTCTGCGGACGGTCGAGAATGAGCTCGAAAACTCGAAGCAGCGTTTCCAGACCGTAGCCTCCGTCATCGAACAGATCGCCCAGCAGAACGATGCGCGCGCGCATGGCGCCTTCCCGGCCCGCCTCACGGTCTATCAGGGCAAGCGCAGTATCCAGCGCGAGAAGGTCACCATGAATGTCGCCGATGAACCAGAGCGGTTCGTCGGACACTTCCGTCAGCCGCAGTGCGCGGTCAGACCTACTCGTTCGATGATCGTCGAACAGCATGCCCGCCCCACCTTCAGAATCGAGCAGCGCCTCGAGCCGTTCCACCGTCCCGCGGATACGCGCGCGAAGAGCGCCCGGACCAAGCGACGCAGCGATGGCGTCCCAGTCGAGGTCGCGGACATCGACGACCGGCGGAATGGGCGCAACGGCCAATTCCGGCTCCCGGTCATCCGGCAATGTGCCGGCAGCGGATTCATCAGGGCCAAGGTCGCCGTGTATCTCGGGGGCCGCGCGGGAGGGCACGTCTGCTTCCTCGCCGACGTCTCCTTCCTCGCCGATGTCTGCTCCCTCACCAACGTCAGCTTCCTCACCGGGCCCTGCTTCCTGGGGCGCCCCGGAAGCCGTTTCCAACGCCGGTTCAATCCCGGAGTCGCCGGCCTTTGATCCTGCATTATCATCCGGCGCGCTTGATTCGCCGGCGGCCGCCTCAGCCGACACGCGCCGTAAGGGGAAGCTTGGATATTCCCTTTGCGCTGCGACCCGCGGCAAGCACGTCGCCGTCGTTCAGTATCCGGGGTGCAGTGAGTGGGACACCATTCACTAGCGTTTCATTCACGGTCGCAAGCGCCGGTGTCACAATCCATTGTCTGTCCGGGCGCCGCTCAACAGTGCACTGCGTCGAGTCCCAGAACTCCGCATCGGGTCCGAAGCGGCGAAGGATTGCCTTGCCAAGAGCTGTTCGAACGCCGATCTGGAGTGATTCACCACCCGCGGCAACCAGTTGGATTTTATCCGACGTCAAACCCGATCCCGCTGCCGGCGCCGCTTTCGCGCCAGTGGAGGAACCCGCAATCGGCGATCCTGCAGCCGGCCGCACAGTGCGAGAAGTTGCACCTGCAGCCCCGGCGGCCGTTCCTGTTCGCGGCGCCCGCCCACTCAGCGCCGCGCGGATTGCCGCGGCTGTGGGTCGTTTTTTCGGATCCGGCGAAAGGCACCGGTGCAAAATCGCGCTCACCTCGGCGTTGCTCGCGGGTGACGGCATCGTCCCCAGCAATGCTGGCGGCTTCAAGTCATACGCTCGTACACGTTTCGCATACTCGGCCTGATCCTCCTGCCAGTATGGATGCATTCCAACGAGAAGCTCATACAGAATGAGCCCGCATGTAAAAACGTCGGACTCGAGCACTGGCACCGCGCCGCGTGTCATGTGCTCGGGTGACCGGTAGTTGTCGGTTCCGACATAGCCCTGATGGCCATGCCACGGCGCTTTCCGGTCAGTGAGCACGGAAAAATCCGTGTCGATGATCTTCAGCTGGTACCCTGAACCGATCGACGGATCCTCGATCAGATAGGCGTTTCCCGGTTTGAGATCGGCATGTACGATTTTCGATTCATGGAGAGCAGCGATCCCGGCCATGAAAACTTTGGCCCATGTAACGTGTCTGGCCCAGACCGCGGGGTCCCGGGTTGGGGCTGTTTTCGTGCGTCGGTGAGTCTCCCGCTCCTCCTCGAGCATGTCGTCCAGGTCGCGTCCATTCTCGACAAATTCATAGGCCGCGAAGTACGTCGGGCCTCCCCACCGCTCCTCGAACGCATCGATCAGACGAACCGCGTAGTGGGCTGCCTTCCCCTTGCGAATCCGGCTCGACAGCTCCTGCTGGTAATCGACAAAGGGCGCGTACCAGACCACGGTTGGAGAAGGGGATTTGTACTGCTTCAGGAATATCTTGTCCCCGCCTGGCGCCTGAGCGCCGTAGGATATCGCCATCATCCCCGGGCCGAAGACTTTCGTCACGCGGTACCCGCGGATGGTGTCTCCGACCCTCAGTTTTTTTGCCATCGTGCGCTCCGGAGCGGTGCTGTCCTAGAGCGCCAGCGTTTCAGCTGATCGCGACACGCTCGCCGCGAGTTGTTTGAGAGTCGTGCGGAAATTCGCCGGATCGGCGGTGAATTTCTGCAGCGCCTCCTGTGGGTTCAGGCCTTCGTACTCGACCACTTCCCACTCGCTCTTGTCGATCTGACTGAGTCTGTCGTAGCCCTCGAAGTTGGGCGCAAAAAGGCTGAGAATGATGCGATTGGCCATGACGACATTGGCTACGTCCTGCAGCGCGCCGCCTTTCGCCTCGGGAATGCTCATAGTCTCCTTGAATGAGGCATCTGTGAAGACCACCACGACACGGGCGGCCTCGCTGCGGTATCGCCACTTGTTCGCTTCTTCCGACTGAGCGCCCTTCGGCGACGCTTCCATCGTCGAGACCTTGTAGATCGCGTCCAAAAGGGACTCGGGTTCGTCGCCTCCGCCCTGCGCCTGCAGTTTGGAGAGCTGGGCCTTCAGAGCAACGGCGTCGCGGACGAAGGGATGATCCTCCATCCATTCCAGGCCTTCGCCGCTCGCCGCCTCGATGTCGCGGTAACCGACGACCTTTCCGCGCCAGTCCCGCACGGGCGCTGCATTGTTGGCATCTCCTGAGCTCAGCGAGTCCACGAACGCTTCGATGTTCTTGCGCAAGGCGTCGATGATAGGCGCCATGCTTCCGCTGACGTCGATGAGAAACACGACGTCGGCGACCCCTTTGGTCTTTTCGCGGGTCTGTGGCGCTGCAGTGGGGGCGGCAGGCGCCGCTTCGCCCTGGAGCCCTTCAGGGACAGCAGGGTCCGAAGCGAAGGCAGGTGGAGCAGCGGAAACCGCGGGATCACCTTCGGCCATCGGAGTGGAGCCAGCATCGGCGCCAGATGGCACCCCGCCACCGTCGGCGCCCGCGCCACTGCCAGCGCCAGATGGCATGCCGCCACTGTCAGGGTTGGACGGCATAGCGCCGCCGCCCGACGACCTATCGCCGCCGGTGGAACCACTTGCCCCGTCTGCAGCCGGTACCGGCGGAGGGGGCGCATCTGCCGACGGGATGTCCGGTTCTGGTGGCATTCTGGATTCGGTATCTTCTGGGGTGGCCATCTATTCGCTCCGCGGGAGTCCGGTTGTGGAATTGAGTTGTGGAATTCCAGGTCGAACGCACCAGATGCACGTTTTCTGCCGTCATTGCAAGTGAGCGCCGCGACCTCTCTGGCCCGCCCGCTCCCTGATGTGGAAGGGAATGTCTGCGCTGGCGCGGCTCTTGCCGTTCCCCAACTTGATGATCAATCGTAATAGGCCGATCTGTGCTAGCCCGATCGCTCTATTCAATGGGGGCTAGCAGAGGGAGGTAGGCTTATGTCCAAGATTCGACAGGACAGCATGAAGGACCTTGGCACCATCGAGACGGGGTTGCAACGGCCGACCAGTCGGCGTGGCTTCGTCCGGATTATCGGTGCGGGTAGTGCGGCGGCGATGCTGCCTGCGCTCGTCAGTTGCGAAGGGGACTCGATCGCCGTGCCCATCCAACCCGGCGGACCGGGGTCTGGAGGTGGAGGTACTACACCACCGGGGGGCCCGGCGCCCGTCACCGGAGTGTCGTTCGATCTGAGAACCGACGCCGGGTTCCTGCGTCTGGTTCAGGTACTCGAGGAAGTCGAAGCGGCCTTCTACACCGCCGTCGTGGCAAGCTCGAACTTCAACACGTTCTTTCCGGCCGAGGAGCGGGAATTGTTTGTCGATCTCCGCGACGCCGAGATTATTCACCTTGAAGTCGTCCGCGCCGGGCTCGGCTCGCAGGCGGTTCCCAGCCTGCGGAACAATATCAACACGGCGACGTTGAACACGTTCCTTGCCAGCAGGGCGAGCATCATCGCCGCCGCGCGAGGGTTCGAGACCCTGGGTGTGTCCGGGCTCAACGGGTCGGGCAAGTATCTGCAGGACGCCCGCAACCTTCTGTTCGCAGGAAAGATCGTGTCGGTTGAAGCACGTCACCTTGCCGCGCTCCGCGACATTTCCGTGCCGGGCGGCACCGCAAACACAGCGTTCGCCAGCGATGACACCATCGACGCCATGGGGCGGGACATCAAGCTCGAGGCGGGCGACATCATTGCCCGTGCGGCCGCGACCAACATCCTTCTGCCCAACACGCTCGCAGCGCAGCCCATCAGCAATCAGCCGACCGCCACACAAGGCGTGCCGACAACCAACTTCATCACACCCACGCCATAAGCGCTCAGGAGTACTGATAAATGAAAACGAATCAACAGCCGATCCTGGACGCTATCGATCCAGAGATCATCGAAAGGCTTGTATCCCGCCGCGACGCCATTAGAAAAGGCGCGTCGGTGAGCTCGATGGTTGCGACCGGTCTCGCAATGGGCTCCGTGCCGGTGATGCTGGCCGCGCTGAGCCGCGACGTGTTCGCGCAGGCGCCGTCGGACATTCTCGATGCTCTCCAGTTCGCGCTCATTCTCGAGCACCTTGAGAATGAGTTTTACAAGGCAGTGCTTGGGACCAGCGCACTGGCGGCGCAGAATAACGCGTTCGCACCTGTCCGCGCACTGATCCCCGCCTCGGCGCGGGAAACCTTCATGCAGATCCAGAAGCACGAGCAGCAGCATGTGGACTTCCTGCGGACAACGGCGATTCCGCTGTTCGGCGGAACGGCTCCAGCGATTACCGCCGCGGATTTCGACTTTACCGGTGGTAACGGTAGTGGCACAGGACCGTTTCTGTCCGCGACCACGAATCTCGATGTGCTGCTGCTCGCAACGCAGGCGTTCGAGGACACCGGCGTTCGCGCGTACAAGGGACAGGCTGGCCGGTTCCTGATTGCAGGCAACACGAATGCCGATATTGCGATGGAGAGCGCGCTTCGCATTCATTCAGTCGAAGCACGCCACGCTTCGAAGATCCGGCGCATCCGCCGCCAGCGCAACCCGAGCGACACTACGCTGCGGTTCAGTGGATACATTCGCGGAGGGGGCGCTGCCGCAGCGGGCGCAGGCAACATCGCCAACCCGCCGGCCGAAGTTGTCGCAGCATTGAACCTGATTTACGGCGGCGGCACGGGTCCGGTATCGTTCCCCGACAGCAATACGCGCCATGTGATCTTTAACGGTACGGCGGAAGTTATCGTGGATGCGGCGACCGTCGGCGGCACATCGGCGATCGGGGGCGCGGCCGCGCAGCAGCTTGCCGCGACTCAGGCTTTCGACGAAGCGCTGACGAAAGCCGAAGTGATAACCATCGTTCAGGGTTTCATCAGGAACGATCCAGCGCGCGGACTGCCATAGCCTTTCAGGCAGTTGTGCAATGAAAAGCAGGCGGCTCTCTGGGCCGCCTGCTTTTTTTCGTCATCAACAGTCGTGGTTCAACCTGAGCACGCCCGAAGCAGAAGGTTGAGGGCGATCGTCAGAATGATCGATACCACTATGCTGGCCAGACACCCGCTTGTCCGAATCCTGATAGCTGTCTCGCGAAAGAGTCAATTGCCATTCCGCCAGAATCATTCCCGCATCCGCAACAAGCGGTTGTTCTGAATGGCAGCCCATGGGGTTTTACGAGCAATTAGCGGCGTACTGTTCGGCCGTCCATCCAGGACCCTGTTCTTCGGTCGCTCCGATGGTATGCGACGCCTCGTGCCGAAGCGTCCGGTTCAGCTCGGCAAGCGTTCGCCCGTTGAGGTCGTCGAGTCGTCGAGCCACGCGCACCAGCCAGACGTCATCGATCTCGTATGCATGGCCAACACCGTAATATCTATGGGCTCCAATACGTTTGATGAGAGCCTTTCGATACATTCGCACACGCGGCAGGATGGCGCGGACAGCATCGCCCAGCAGCCTGCACTCGGATCTCGCGTGGCCCTGAAGACGGCCGGCTTCGGCATTGAACGCCTCGAATTCCTCTGCCGACGGCGCCGCCGTTTCGCAGACAGGCGACGAAGCTTCCGGATTCACCCCGACACACCCGAGCATCATCGCCGCGTCCAGGGGTACTGGCGTGAAGAGGCTATCGGGGGCCGGCGAAAGAGCTTCGCCTTCCGCCGAGCCGCCAGGAGCAGCAGCGCCCGTGGCAGCTTCGTCGGCGGTAGTCGCTGCACCTGCGGCGGGCACGACGTTTGGGGCCGGTCGCGCCGGCACGCAGCCGGCAGCGAGGATAGCGGCCACTACCGCCCAGACTGGCACTCGGGGTACTATGGATATATCCGCAGCAAGAGATAGTGCATGCATTTAATTAAATCGAGCACACGCACGCGGGCCACCGGAGATGGAATGCATCCTTTGCATTGGGTTCAGTACCTGGCTTTCGACTCAGTGCAGCAGACAATCGTCAGGGCAAACGGTCACCCCGATGTCACGTCTAACAACGTGATTGTCACGCAAACATTCAATAGAGCTGAGATCAGATGACAAACGCAAAGTCGATAAGCAGCCGAAAACCCGTGCGTCGCTCGTTGCGGCTTGTATTGCTGACGCTCTCTGGCACGGCAATCATGTCGTGCAGTGGTGACTCCGGCGGTCCGGTGGGCCCACTCCCGGTTGCCAGCATTTCGGTAACCGGGGCAACAACAACTTTTGAGATCGGACAGCAAGTGCAGTTCACAGCCGTACCGCGAAGCTCGAACGGCAACCCGGTCAGCGGAGCGGCGATCACCTGGTCTGTCTCCCCGCAGAGTGTCGCTTCGGTCAGCGCAACCGGTCTTGTCACGGCGAAAGCCGCTGGCTCGGCGACTGTCACCGCCAGCATTGGCACCGTTGCGGGCAGCGCCGGCCTGACCATCAACGACAGCGGTATTCCATTTGCCACGACGGTTTCGATGCCGGGCAATTCGTTCAGCCCGTTCGCTGTGACCATCCGCCGAACCGGATCAGTGAGCTTCGATTTTCCGTCAGTTCAGCATGACGTGACGTTCAAGGCCCAGGCAGGAGTGCCCGCAAACATTCCTGTGACTCGCCTCGCCGTCGTCAGTCGTACCTTTAATGTCGTGGGGGTCTTTCCGTACGATTGTCTGATTCACCCGGGGATGTCGGGGCAGGTTACTGTCGCACAGTAATGGTACGAGTAAAGGCCCACTGGCATCGCGCACTGCTTCACCGGCTCCATCCGCAGCGCTGTAATCGCGAATAACCCTCTTACTCTGTTGCTCCTCGCATAGTCGGAACGAAATCAGGGAACACAAACGACAGCTTGTCGTTCGTCAGCCGGTTCTTCACGATCTCGGCAAGAATGTCCCGGTGATCGATGGTGACCTTGAGATCGTTCCCGCTCTCGAGATTCTCGCGGGCAAGGCTCGTCCAGTTCCGCGTCATCACTTTTCCGCCAGCGATGTTCTTACCCATGACGAACATGCAGTTGCCCCGACCGTGGTCGGTGCCCATGCTGCCATTCTCCCGCACGTTACGACCGAACTCGGAGACCACCACCACCGTGACAGAGTGAGCTCCCACCGCGATCAGATCCTTGTAGAGCGCGCCAAGCGCCCCTGCAAATCCTGTCATGGTGTTGAACATGCTGCCGGTGAGGGGCGCTTGAGTCGAATGGGTGTCCCACCCACCAACATCGACCTGGATTGCTTCTACGCCAATGTCGGCCTTGATCAGCGCTGCCGCGGACCTGAGGCTCGCGCCGAATGACCCGGTAGGGTATACCGCACCGTTTGCCGGGGCGTAGCCGGCGAAGTTGATTGTCTTCAGCAGATCCATTGTCGCCGAAGTATCGATTGCGGCCGATCTGACAGGGTCGATCGTTCCCAAATAGTCGTTCTTGAGCCAGTCGGTGCGTTCCTGGCGTGTTGCAGGGTTGCCGACGAGCCCGAAGTTGGCGGGGCTCGGAATGGGCAGCGCCTGCGGTGCACCAATGAGGGTCTGAGCGAGACCGTTGGCGATGCCCAGCGCCCGCAACGGCGCATTGGTACGCATCGGCGTCGTACTTGCCAGATGGCGTCCCAGCCAGCCGGTTACGATCGTCGGGTCACGCGGCTTCCCGACTTCTATGAAGTGCTGCTGGTCGAAGTGCGATCGGGATGAATCCACTGATCCCGTTCCGTGGACCACCAGGAGGTCCTTGGCAGTGAACGATTCCACTAACGCGGACATCGCCTGCGGAAAGGCGAATCTGTCGTCGAGCGCTATGCCCTTGTTCGCGCTGCTGCTGTCAGGCCGCGGAATTGCAATTGTCGGCCGGCCGGTGTAGTACTCCGGATCGGCGAACGGCGCGCAAAGTGTGAGTCCATCGGCCCCGCCCCGCATAAAGATCGAAATGATCACGTCCCGGTTGGCCGCGTATGATTCGGCCAGAACCACCTTGGGGAGCCAGGGCGGAACGAACGTCGCGAGCAGGGCCGCGCCTGCTGACCAGGTTACGAACTGCCGCCGGGACAGCTCGTTGTACTCGGTGCAGGCATTGTTGTCGGACTCATGCATCGCGAACTCCTTGTAAGTGCGGAGCGGGAGCGCACGAAACCGCGCGAGCTCCCTTCGCCGTAACTAATACCACTGGAACGTTGTCGAATTGATGGCCAGAGCAAGAGCTTCGCGCACGCGTGTGCTGGAAAGCGCGGTCGCGCCGAGATAGCTCTTGATTGCGTCACGAGTCTTCGTGGGCATCTCGCCACCAAACATTGCGTTGTTGATCGAGGCAGTGATCCCGTCTGGAGTATCCACAAGGCGGAAGGGAGCGATGTCAACGATGACGTCGCCTGTCGTCAGCGCAGTGAGATAGTCGCCGAAGTTCCAGCGGTTCATCACCAGACCCGACCAGAACTGCACGTTGTCCGGATAACCGTCCGGTGTCTCCCAGACAAACGACTGCTGTCCGACGAGGGAAAGCCGCGAGTTGGCAATGCCGGCAACGCCCTTCACTGTTGGATTGACGCCCCGGAGCGCAGAGGCTACAAAGTGGAAAGGCCGTTTGTGCTTCGGGGGAGCCGCAGCAATGCTATCCGGCGTGAGAATCGCCCGGATCATCGAGGGGATGTTGCCATCCGTCTGCAGATATACCGCCGCGACCTTGTCGACCAGGGCAGCCGGCGGGTCGTACTGCAGCAGCCAGCGAATCATTTTCGACGAAACGTACTTAGCCGTATTCGGGTGCTTCACCAGGAAGTCGATGACCTTGTCGCCGTCGCCGATGCCTGCGGCACCAGTGCCGGGCGCAGCGGGAATCGTCTGGCCGAGGAATGTCTTGGCGGTGTAATCATGTCCGGTCGCATCGAATCGGAAGTCCCCACGACCGGCTATGGTCCATCCCGTGAAGGCGCGCGCGACGGCGACGACGTCCGCCTGAGTGTACCCGCCGTCGACGCCAAGCGTGTGCAGCTCCATCAGCTCGCGGGCGTAGTTCTCGTTGATCCTTCCGACACGACTGGTGTTGTTGTCGAGATAAACGAGCATCGCCGTACTGCGCGCACTGGCTCGCACCATGTCCGGGAAATTGCCGAGAGCGTGCTTCCGAATGACGTCACGGTCGTCGAGCGTCTTGAGATAGCCCACGTCGCGCATGCTGATGCTGAAGTGGTCAGTCCAGAACTCGACCATCCGTTCGTAAAGCTGCCGTTTTGAGAAGGCCGCTCTGAAAAGCGTCGCCTCTTGGAGCTGGCGAAGGACGGCGGTGGCGTCAAGCGCATATAGCTCGGCCCCTGTCATCACCAGTTGAGGATATGTGGTCGCGACAAACGCCTGCGCCGCCGCGTCGTCGATCGCGGTGTAGTTCAAATGATAATCGAGGTAGCCGCTGAACCCTTTCGTACGGGCCAGCTGTACTTCCTCCGGGGTGAGCCCCATGGTGACGCGTCGCGCAAGGCGAACTTCGCGACTACCCCACGTTTCTCCGCTCGTCGCGGGCGGCTCCACCGGTGCCGGGGTCGGCAACATTGGATCGCCAGGGGGACGCCGCGGACCCGATCGAGGAACGATGGCGAGTGCGCCGGCGGACCCCACTGCAACGGCGGCCGCGCCCGCGCGGAAAAAATTCCGCCTCGTGGTGCCACCCGCAATACGGGTCGGTGGTGCGATTGGCCCAGCTGTCACCTCGGTGACAGTCGGCGGCGGCTCCAGCTCAACGGACGACTGACTCATGCGACTCCTCCGACCAGGCGGAACTAGAGAACGACACTCAACGCGACAATCCGGGCACTCCAGACAACAAATGTTCTTTCCGGTTAGACGTTGCGCAATGCCCGATGTTACCTGCCATTGCCATAATCTGCATCCTCATCTTCTCCGCCGGGCTTCCCGTCCCGTCCAAGAGTCGCAAGATCGAAGCCCTGACGATCCACGCGGCCTGGGCTCTCATATATATACGCCCTGCCCCATGGATCAGCGGGAATTGTTTTCCTTACATATGGCCCCCGCCAGCTCATGGGTACCGGCGAGCCCGCAGGTTTGACCCTCAGCGCAGCCAACCCCTGCGCAGTAGATGGATAAGTGCCATTGTCGAGACGATAGTTCTCCAGTGCGACGCCGAGCAGTTCGATCTGGGCCTTGGCGGTAGTGCTGCGGGCCTCGGAAACACGCCCCAGTATCTGCGGCGCGACCAGCCCGGCGAGCAGGCCAATGACGATGAGAACGACAATCAGCTCGATCAAGGTTAGCCCATTGCGAGGGCGTCCGAACCGGAACGCATATCCCACGTTCTGGTGCATGACGATACGGGCGGGAGCACATCGCCGCGGTTGCGGCCTCGAGCCCGGAGGTGACCTCCTCATGGGCAACAACGGCTTACATACCATATGTCGGCTTTCTCCCTAAGCAATGCTGGCGTTGACACTGTAGATGGCCTGCAGCATCGCCAGTGCAACAAAACCAACCAGTAATCCAAAAAGAAGGATAAGCGCTGGTTCGACGAGGCCGATCAGCGTGCGCAGCTTCCGGGACACTTCCCGGTCGTAGTGGTCGGCCGCACGCAGGCACAGCTCATCGAGCTGGCCGCTTTCCTCGCCAACGGAGACTAGTTGATTGGCGAGCGGCGGCAACACTCCGATCAGCTCTGACGAGAGCCGCTTTCCCTGACTCACGCCATCGGTCGCACGGGCAATCGCATCGCCGACTTCGATATTCGCGACTGCCGACCGCGCAATCCTGAGCGCCGGGAGAATCCCGATACCGCTTTTCAGCAGTAAACCAAGAGTTCGCGTGAAACGGGCCGTCGTGTGGCTTCGCTCGAGTTCGCCGATAACTGGAATCGCCAGGCGTGCGGCGTGCCATCGCCCTCTATTCACAGGATTTGCAGCCCATCGTCTTACTGCCCATACCGCACCAAGGATCAGTGGCATCCACACCCACCACCATCGCAGCACCAGCCCACTCATTCCAACGAGCAAACGCGTCGACAACGGAAGCGAACCGCCTACGTCACTCACCATCGCCACGAACCTGGGCACGACGAACATGAGAATGACGATGATGCCGATTCCGGCGACGACCGCCATCAGCGCCGGGTAGAGCAACGCCGAACGAAGCCTCGCCCGTAGCTCCGCGG
The nucleotide sequence above comes from Gemmatimonadaceae bacterium. Encoded proteins:
- a CDS encoding DUF1800 domain-containing protein — protein: MSQSSVELEPPPTVTEVTAGPIAPPTRIAGGTTRRNFFRAGAAAVAVGSAGALAIVPRSGPRRPPGDPMLPTPAPVEPPATSGETWGSREVRLARRVTMGLTPEEVQLARTKGFSGYLDYHLNYTAIDDAAAQAFVATTYPQLVMTGAELYALDATAVLRQLQEATLFRAAFSKRQLYERMVEFWTDHFSISMRDVGYLKTLDDRDVIRKHALGNFPDMVRASARSTAMLVYLDNNTSRVGRINENYARELMELHTLGVDGGYTQADVVAVARAFTGWTIAGRGDFRFDATGHDYTAKTFLGQTIPAAPGTGAAGIGDGDKVIDFLVKHPNTAKYVSSKMIRWLLQYDPPAALVDKVAAVYLQTDGNIPSMIRAILTPDSIAAAPPKHKRPFHFVASALRGVNPTVKGVAGIANSRLSLVGQQSFVWETPDGYPDNVQFWSGLVMNRWNFGDYLTALTTGDVIVDIAPFRLVDTPDGITASINNAMFGGEMPTKTRDAIKSYLGATALSSTRVREALALAINSTTFQWY
- the gspG gene encoding type II secretion system major pseudopilin GspG; this encodes MHQNVGYAFRFGRPRNGLTLIELIVVLIVIGLLAGLVAPQILGRVSEARSTTAKAQIELLGVALENYRLDNGTYPSTAQGLAALRVKPAGSPVPMSWRGPYVRKTIPADPWGRAYIYESPGRVDRQGFDLATLGRDGKPGGEDEDADYGNGR
- a CDS encoding type II secretion system F family protein yields the protein MSSSFRYRAAGADGRVVEGRLQAGSRRSAIEDLRRQQLFPVDVVEVETTRAGSRGGSLSLDAALAVWTRTIATMLTAGVTLERALSFSSADAGNALLSAATAAVRRDVEGGLSLSGAMRRHPRVFSALYTAMTTAGEESGALDRVLSRLADHLDETAELRARLRSALLYPALMAVVAGIGIIVILMFVVPRFVAMVSDVGGSLPLSTRLLVGMSGLVLRWWWVWMPLILGAVWAVRRWAANPVNRGRWHAARLAIPVIGELERSHTTARFTRTLGLLLKSGIGILPALRIARSAVANIEVGDAIARATDGVSQGKRLSSELIGVLPPLANQLVSVGEESGQLDELCLRAADHYDREVSRKLRTLIGLVEPALILLFGLLVGFVALAMLQAIYSVNASIA